The following proteins are encoded in a genomic region of Streptococcus constellatus subsp. constellatus:
- a CDS encoding DUF1273 domain-containing protein, whose amino-acid sequence MVSILVVGYRNFDLGIFDEKDPRIKIIKKVIQRNLTRLLEQGVEWLIFTGNLGFEVWVLEVAKELQQNYDFQMATIFTFENQGENWNEVNQEKLNHFKQVDFVKYAYPHYENPSQFRDYNHFLLNNTDGAYIFYDEENETNLKYLYQMMKSQEQYFIKKLTFDDLNEVAENFSEN is encoded by the coding sequence GTGGTTAGTATATTAGTAGTGGGCTATCGAAATTTTGATCTGGGAATTTTTGATGAAAAAGATCCTCGAATCAAGATTATTAAAAAAGTGATTCAACGTAATTTGACTCGATTATTGGAACAAGGAGTGGAATGGCTGATTTTCACTGGAAATTTAGGCTTTGAAGTTTGGGTACTAGAAGTTGCAAAAGAATTACAGCAAAACTACGATTTTCAAATGGCAACAATTTTCACTTTTGAGAATCAGGGGGAAAATTGGAATGAAGTCAATCAAGAAAAATTAAACCATTTCAAACAGGTCGACTTTGTAAAATATGCTTATCCGCATTATGAAAACCCGAGTCAATTTCGTGACTACAACCATTTTCTACTCAACAATACAGATGGTGCCTATATTTTTTACGATGAAGAAAATGAGACGAATTTGAAATATCTTTATCAAATGATGAAAAGTCAAGAACAATATTTTATCAAAAAATTAACATTTGATGACTTGAACGAAGTCGCAGAAAATTTTTCCGAAAATTAG
- the gpsB gene encoding cell division regulator GpsB: MASIIYTPKDIFDQDFKVGVRGYSKVEVDEFLDDVIKDYETYAALVKELREENTRLKAELAKKSAESATSPLTQSIMETPQTASATLTNFDILKRLNRLEKEVFGKQILNNEI; this comes from the coding sequence ATGGCAAGTATTATTTACACACCGAAAGATATTTTTGATCAAGATTTTAAAGTTGGCGTCCGAGGTTATAGTAAAGTAGAAGTAGATGAATTTTTAGACGATGTCATTAAAGATTACGAAACGTATGCTGCTTTGGTAAAGGAACTTCGTGAAGAAAATACTCGTTTAAAGGCTGAACTCGCTAAAAAGTCAGCTGAGTCGGCAACTTCACCTTTAACACAGTCTATCATGGAAACTCCTCAAACAGCTTCTGCTACGTTGACAAATTTTGATATTTTAAAGCGTTTAAATCGTTTGGAAAAAGAAGTATTTGGCAAGCAAATCTTAAATAACGAAATTTAA
- a CDS encoding THUMP domain-containing class I SAM-dependent RNA methyltransferase, producing MKTKFKLIATAAAGLEAVVGREIRNLGLECQVENGRVRFEGTVETIIETNLWLRAADRIKIVVGNFPAKTFEELFQGIFALDWENYLPLGAKFPIAKAKCVKSKLHNEPSVQAISKKAVVKKLQKHYARPEGVPLMENGAEFKIEVSILKDVATVLIDTTGSSLFKRGYRTEKGGAPIKENMAAAILLLSNWYPDKPLIDPTCGSGTFCIEAAMIGMNMAPGLHRHFAFEEWNWVDSDLVGCVRARSLGQIKQDIQLDILGTDIDARMVEIAKRNAEEAGVSEQIVFKQMRLQDLHTNKINGVIISNPPYGERLLNDDAVTKLYQEMGQTFALLKTWSKFILTSDETFETKFGSQADKKRKLYNGTLKVDLYQYFGQRVKRRID from the coding sequence ATGAAAACAAAATTTAAGTTGATTGCGACTGCTGCGGCTGGTTTAGAGGCTGTAGTTGGTCGTGAAATCAGAAATCTTGGCTTAGAATGTCAAGTGGAAAATGGACGTGTTCGATTTGAAGGAACTGTCGAGACCATTATTGAAACCAATCTCTGGTTGCGTGCAGCAGACCGTATTAAAATTGTTGTTGGCAACTTTCCAGCTAAGACTTTTGAGGAATTATTTCAGGGGATTTTTGCTTTAGATTGGGAAAACTACCTGCCACTTGGGGCAAAATTTCCAATTGCTAAGGCAAAATGTGTCAAATCAAAACTCCACAATGAACCAAGTGTGCAAGCTATTTCTAAAAAAGCAGTAGTCAAAAAGTTGCAAAAGCACTATGCTCGACCAGAGGGTGTCCCCCTAATGGAAAATGGAGCTGAGTTTAAAATTGAAGTTTCTATCTTGAAAGATGTAGCGACTGTTTTGATTGACACGACAGGCTCTAGCCTTTTTAAACGTGGCTATCGGACTGAAAAAGGTGGCGCGCCCATTAAAGAAAATATGGCGGCTGCAATTTTACTCTTATCCAATTGGTATCCAGATAAACCTCTGATTGATCCGACTTGTGGTTCAGGAACTTTTTGTATTGAAGCAGCTATGATTGGCATGAATATGGCGCCGGGGCTTCATCGCCATTTTGCATTTGAAGAATGGAATTGGGTTGACTCAGACTTGGTTGGGTGTGTTCGCGCTAGATCTTTAGGGCAGATTAAGCAAGATATTCAGTTGGATATTTTAGGAACTGATATTGATGCGCGGATGGTAGAGATTGCCAAGCGAAATGCTGAAGAAGCAGGTGTTTCTGAGCAGATTGTTTTTAAGCAAATGCGTTTGCAAGATTTGCACACCAACAAGATAAATGGTGTCATTATTTCCAATCCACCCTATGGAGAGCGATTGTTGAATGATGATGCTGTGACCAAACTTTATCAAGAAATGGGACAGACTTTTGCACTACTAAAGACGTGGAGTAAATTTATCTTAACTAGTGATGAAACATTTGAAACAAAATTTGGTAGTCAAGCCGATAAAAAACGTAAACTCTATAACGGGACTTTAAAAGTAGATTTATATCAATATTTTGGCCAGAGAGTCAAGCGCCGGATAGATTAG
- a CDS encoding cell division site-positioning protein MapZ family protein: protein MSKDEKYLSEQEESILDFETAKEMTIGQAARKSEELEAGVTEEDNVLDKYIKQHRQEIEAGKFSAQSAEKASEVEGQEQLSQLDLAEFIREMHEGVQEEEVLEAADVASEESAFDETVAALAASEAEPQETLEKNSTQISEESEAETKVMEAIQPEMDNIPVSSTETMESYSTFTVSDEEMETGNVPFYKNKKVLYSAASVALLALIGGTVYLSLNRKQAKPVTNSTSQTSKSSTTSSSENKDLKAFNSLYDSFFTDANKLALKNSSFGNVDKLKAALEKLKNTKEYNVAKGKYDSLLKQVEAVKTVNAQFTSVAITDGILDTKAKIKNDAKFTDITTGNTDLDKVLKAAISLGKSQQSAISAPKSETATTPSQSPAQTQTPKTEAPAATPATPASGPTLQRHLSRVPYDQAKINDTSNPSWNFNPGVLEKILATSRERGYFTGDDYILERVNIINENGYYNLFRTDGTYLFSINCKTGYFVGNGAGYADALDY, encoded by the coding sequence GTGAGTAAAGACGAAAAATATTTGTCAGAACAAGAAGAATCAATTCTTGATTTTGAAACAGCTAAAGAAATGACAATTGGTCAGGCTGCTCGAAAAAGCGAAGAGCTTGAAGCAGGGGTGACGGAAGAGGATAATGTGCTGGATAAATACATTAAACAACACCGTCAAGAAATTGAAGCTGGAAAATTTTCGGCTCAATCTGCAGAGAAAGCGTCTGAAGTAGAGGGACAGGAACAACTGAGTCAGTTAGATTTGGCAGAATTTATCCGAGAGATGCACGAGGGTGTTCAAGAGGAAGAAGTCTTAGAAGCTGCGGATGTAGCGTCTGAGGAGTCTGCCTTTGATGAAACGGTAGCTGCACTTGCAGCCAGCGAAGCAGAGCCGCAGGAAACTTTGGAAAAAAACAGCACACAGATTTCGGAGGAATCAGAGGCTGAGACGAAAGTAATGGAAGCAATTCAGCCTGAAATGGATAACATTCCTGTGAGCTCAACTGAGACAATGGAAAGTTATTCAACTTTTACAGTATCTGATGAAGAAATGGAAACAGGGAACGTTCCATTTTATAAAAATAAGAAAGTCCTGTATTCTGCAGCAAGTGTAGCTTTACTGGCTTTAATCGGTGGGACTGTTTATCTGTCTTTGAATAGAAAGCAAGCAAAACCAGTTACAAATTCAACAAGCCAAACAAGTAAATCTTCTACTACTTCTAGCTCTGAAAATAAGGATTTGAAGGCTTTCAACAGTCTTTATGATTCATTCTTTACGGATGCAAATAAATTAGCTTTGAAAAATAGTAGTTTTGGCAATGTAGATAAATTGAAAGCAGCATTAGAAAAGTTAAAGAATACAAAGGAATACAATGTTGCTAAGGGAAAATACGACAGCTTGCTCAAACAAGTTGAAGCTGTAAAAACTGTGAATGCACAGTTTACTTCAGTAGCCATTACAGATGGTATTTTAGATACTAAAGCAAAAATTAAAAATGATGCTAAATTTACAGATATTACAACAGGAAATACAGATTTGGATAAAGTCTTGAAAGCTGCTATCAGTCTAGGAAAGAGCCAGCAATCAGCGATTTCTGCTCCTAAATCTGAGACCGCCACTACACCGTCTCAAAGTCCGGCACAAACTCAAACGCCGAAAACTGAGGCACCAGCAGCTACTCCAGCCACACCAGCTTCTGGTCCAACTTTACAGCGACATTTAAGTCGAGTCCCGTACGACCAAGCAAAAATCAATGATACTAGTAATCCTTCTTGGAATTTCAATCCTGGTGTGTTAGAGAAAATCTTAGCAACCTCACGGGAACGTGGATATTTCACGGGAGATGATTATATTCTTGAACGTGTGAATATTATCAATGAAAATGGTTATTACAATCTATTTAGAACAGACGGAACGTATCTCTTTAGTATCAACTGTAAAACTGGCTATTTTGTAGGAAATGGCGCGGGTTATGCAGATGCTTTAGATTATTAG
- the ahpC gene encoding alkyl hydroperoxide reductase subunit C, giving the protein MSLIGKEIVEFTADAYHAGNGKFITVSSEDLKGHWSVVCFYPADFSFVCPTELEDLQEQYAALKKLGVEVYSVSTDTHFTHKAWHDHSDAIGKLEYIMIGDPSHTISLGFDVLDESGLSQRGTFIIDPDGVVQALEINADGIGRDASVLIDKIHAAQYVRSHPGEVCPAKWKEGIETLTPSLDLVGKI; this is encoded by the coding sequence ATGTCACTTATTGGTAAAGAAATTGTCGAGTTTACAGCAGATGCTTATCATGCTGGAAATGGGAAGTTTATCACAGTTTCTAGCGAAGATTTAAAAGGTCATTGGAGCGTTGTTTGCTTCTATCCTGCTGATTTTTCATTTGTTTGCCCGACTGAGTTGGAAGATTTGCAAGAGCAGTATGCAGCTCTTAAAAAGTTAGGTGTAGAAGTATATTCTGTTTCAACAGATACCCATTTTACACACAAAGCTTGGCATGATCATTCAGATGCCATCGGAAAACTTGAATACATCATGATTGGCGATCCATCTCATACCATTTCACTTGGTTTTGATGTGTTAGATGAAAGTGGATTGTCTCAACGTGGTACTTTTATCATTGACCCAGATGGAGTTGTACAAGCACTTGAAATCAATGCAGACGGTATTGGGCGTGATGCTTCTGTCTTGATTGACAAAATCCATGCTGCACAATATGTTCGGAGTCATCCAGGTGAAGTTTGCCCGGCTAAATGGAAAGAAGGAATTGAAACACTTACACCAAGTCTTGATTTAGTTGGTAAAATTTAA